The genomic region ACGCCTGGCGGGTTGGCTTCGCCAGCAGGGCGCGCCCGCGGTGGGCGTCTACGGCATGAGCTTGGGCGGTTACCTGACGGCACTTTGGGCCTCCCTCGATGCCGACCTCGCGTGTGCCATTCCGTCGATTCCGTTGGTCGCCCTTCAGGAGATGATGGAAGGGGATCTGCAACCGGAAGAGCGGCAAGCACGAGAAGCGAGCGGGATCAGCTCGCAGGTCTGGCGGGATGCCTGGGCGCCGCACTCGCCGCTGGCCCACACGCCGCGGGTTTCCAAAGAGGCGAGCTTGATCCTCGCGGCCCGGGCGGATCGCATCTGTCCTCCCTCCCAGGCCCATGCCTTGTGGGAGCATTGGGATCGCCCGTCGATTCATTGGACGCCGGGTAGCCACCTGGTTCCGGTCGGCCGTAGCGAGACCCGAGAGCGGTTGGCCACTCACTTGCGGTCGGCCCTCATCGCGGCCGAGAAGCCGATGCTCTCGAAATTCCGACGCCTCCAAGCCTGAGCCCGGGTCCTTCGCTACTCCGGCTGGTACTCCGCGAGGGTCTTTTCCAATCGGCCGAGGCTGTCGGTAAGCCCTCCGGGGCGGGAACGTGCGAGCCAGGCTTCCCGCTGTCTGGCGATCGCACCGGTGAGGTCGTCGGCCAGCTCCGAATCGGGCGGGTGAGGCAGGCCCGCCGCGCGCGCGATACGCCAGGCGCCATGTCGCGCCAGGTGGAGGGCGGCGTCCAGTTCGAGTTTGACGACCCCGCCATCGGACGCCGCCGGTCGCGCGCTCTCGAGTTCCTCGATGGATTCGTCCAGCAGGGCGAGGGTCTGCGCGGTCCGTTCCGGATCGGCTTCGCCCATCGACGCCAGGAGGGCTCCGCCGGGGAGCAGTTCCGTGAAGAGTGGACTGCCGTTCATGGCCGTCTTGCCTGTCGCATCGAAGAGGTTGCCGATGCGATCCAGCAGGGCGCCGAGGACGCCGGCCTCATCCTCGAAGACGAACGCGTCGAGGGCCGCTGCCACGTCGAGTTCGCGGTTCGCTTCCAGGCACCAGGCCACGGCAGCACCGTAGGCCAGGGGAGGCCAGCTCACGGCGAGGGGTTGCATGTGGCCGTTGTCTCCCCAATCGGTGATCAGGTAGCCGCCAGCACCGTTCGCGAGACCGACCTCGGCCGCATCCAGCAGATTGCCCCGAGCATTGCGAAGCCTTCCGATCAGGGTGTTCCAGGTCGAAGTGCCCGGGCACACCCAGAAGGGAACGCCCGCTTCCTGGAAGCTTCGAACATGGTTCTGGAAGCCGCGCAGGGAGTCGCGGGTGATTCCGAAATCCGAGAGGACTTCGAAGAGTGCATCCGGGAGCGCACTCGGATCACTCGGCGCTTCGTAGTGCCAGGCCAAGGCCACGACGTCCTTCTTCGGCAGTTCGGCAGCCAGCTCCGGATGGTCCCGCAGGATGTCGCCCCAGAAGAGCACTTCGCGCCCGTCCGCATGCAGGCCGCGAATCAAACGAAGCAGGTGGTCGAGGTAGACACGGTGCTTGCCTCGAGCCTCGACCTCGGCGGCGCTCTGGCCCTTGCCGAGTTCGAACGTCTCATCGCAGCCGATGTTGATACGCCGGCTGCGATGATGGGCGAGGAGTTCCCGGCACAGGCCAATGCCGAAATCCGCGTTCGCCTGGGTCGGCGCCAACACGGCCGCTGCCAGGTGGGCGCCGAACTTCGTGTCGAAGCCCTCGGGCGCCTCTGCGCGATCCCGATAGGCCGGGTGTCGCAGCCAACGAGCCATATGCCCGAACGTGTTCTGGTTGGCCACGAGCTCGATGCCGCGCTCCGCGCACAGGCCATCGAGCCACTCCACGTCCTCGCCGGTCAGGGGCGAGGCCTCTCCCCAGACAGCTTCGTGCCCGGCGTAGGCGAAAGTGTGTTCCGTGTAGAGCTGCAGGTGGTTGATGCGCAGCAGGTCGAGCACCTCGACCAGGCGCGCAAGGGTTCCGCGGGTCGGAACACGATCCCGGGAGATGTCGAGCATGTAGCCGCGTACGGGGAAATCCGGCCAATCGCGGATGTCCACGGCGGGAAGCATCTCGCCGCAGCTGCGCTTCAGCTGTTCGAGGGTGGCCTGGCCGTAGCGCCGACCGGCAGCGTCCGAGTAGGCCAGAGAAACCTGATCGCCGACCGTGCGCAGCCGATAGGCCTCCGGCGGCAGGCCGGTTTCCTCGGATTCCAGGACCGTTGCGTTCGTCGGGGCCCCGGCGCCTTCGAAGCGTTCGATTTCGCGTGGGCGCGGAAGCAGCAGCAGATCCTTCACGATCCGATGTTCTTGATCGCGTTGCGTTCGCCTCGGGCTCCCAGCCACCGCACCAGCCCGGGTGCGAGCCGCTTGAACCCGTAGCCGAACCAGGCCTCCGGGCTGATCGGTGCGACCGTTCGGTTCTTCTGGATCGCCTTCAGCAGGTTCGTCGCTACGCGCTCCGGCCCGTACCCACGTTTGCCGTACCGCGAGACCATCTCGTTGCGCATGTCGGCGCTATCGAGCTCCCCGCGCAGGCGCGCCGAGCGGGTGATGGGCGTGTCGATGATTCCGGGGCAGAGTGCGGTCACACCAATCCCGTGGGGTGCTAGTTCGGTGCTCAGCGCTTCGGAAAAGCCAAGGACGGCGTACTTGGTGGTCGCATAGGCGTTGAGGACGCTGGCCGGCAGGTAGCCTGCCGCCGACGACACGTTCACCACGTGTCCGCTGCGGCCTGCCGCTTTCATGTTGGGCACGAAGAAGTGGCAGCCGTGGATCACGCCGAGCAGGTTGATGCCGAGGATCCAATCCCAGTCTTCGAGGCTGGTATCGAGAAAGCGGCCACCGAGCGCGACGCCCGCATTGTTCATCAACAGGTCGACGCTATCGATGTGCTCGTGGATATCGGCGGCGAAGGCCTGCATGGCATCGCGATCCGCCACGTCCACCCGTCGGCTCTGTACCTGGCGCCCGAGATCGCGAAGCTCTTTCTCGGTATCGGCGAGGCCCGCCTCGTCGATGTCACAGATCACGAGGTCGGCGCCTAGGCGCCCGAACGCGAGTGCGCTCTGCTTGCCGATGCCGCTGGCGGCGCCGGTAACGAGGGCGGTCTTGCCGGAGAGGTTGCGTACGTCCATGGCGGAGTTCCTCTGTGCGCGGAGG from bacterium harbors:
- a CDS encoding SDR family NAD(P)-dependent oxidoreductase, producing the protein MDVRNLSGKTALVTGAASGIGKQSALAFGRLGADLVICDIDEAGLADTEKELRDLGRQVQSRRVDVADRDAMQAFAADIHEHIDSVDLLMNNAGVALGGRFLDTSLEDWDWILGINLLGVIHGCHFFVPNMKAAGRSGHVVNVSSAAGYLPASVLNAYATTKYAVLGFSEALSTELAPHGIGVTALCPGIIDTPITRSARLRGELDSADMRNEMVSRYGKRGYGPERVATNLLKAIQKNRTVAPISPEAWFGYGFKRLAPGLVRWLGARGERNAIKNIGS
- a CDS encoding glycoside hydrolase, which translates into the protein MKDLLLLPRPREIERFEGAGAPTNATVLESEETGLPPEAYRLRTVGDQVSLAYSDAAGRRYGQATLEQLKRSCGEMLPAVDIRDWPDFPVRGYMLDISRDRVPTRGTLARLVEVLDLLRINHLQLYTEHTFAYAGHEAVWGEASPLTGEDVEWLDGLCAERGIELVANQNTFGHMARWLRHPAYRDRAEAPEGFDTKFGAHLAAAVLAPTQANADFGIGLCRELLAHHRSRRINIGCDETFELGKGQSAAEVEARGKHRVYLDHLLRLIRGLHADGREVLFWGDILRDHPELAAELPKKDVVALAWHYEAPSDPSALPDALFEVLSDFGITRDSLRGFQNHVRSFQEAGVPFWVCPGTSTWNTLIGRLRNARGNLLDAAEVGLANGAGGYLITDWGDNGHMQPLAVSWPPLAYGAAVAWCLEANRELDVAAALDAFVFEDEAGVLGALLDRIGNLFDATGKTAMNGSPLFTELLPGGALLASMGEADPERTAQTLALLDESIEELESARPAASDGGVVKLELDAALHLARHGAWRIARAAGLPHPPDSELADDLTGAIARQREAWLARSRPGGLTDSLGRLEKTLAEYQPE